The Bacteroidia bacterium sequence TTAAAGAATTAGAAGATTCATTAAAAGTAAGTAGAAAGAATTACAGGCTTGTTGTTGATAATTTAAAGGATGACTATTTCTTTTACAGACATGAAAAAGGTAAACCTTTTAAATACTTAAGTTCGTCTGTAACTAACGTACTTGGATTTTCAAAAGTAGATTTTGTTGAAACTTTTAGAAAAGTAGGAGCTTCAAAATTATACGACGATTGCTTTGACAGACATAATCAGCTTGCATATAATGATCTTAAGCAACCCCCTTTTGAAGTAGAGGTAAAAAATAATAACGGTGCCATTAGTTATTTGGAAATTAAAGAAATACCTGTAAAGAATGAAGAAGGGGAATTAATTGCAATTGAAGGTATTGCAAGAAATATTACAAGATATCGTAAAGCTGAAAATGAATTGATTGAAAGAGAAAATAAATATCATACACTTTTTGAGTCTGCAAATGATGCTTACTTAATAATTAAAGATGATAAGTTTATTGATTGTAATCAGAAGAGTTTGGATCTTTATCAATCAAGCCTTGAAGATTTGATTATGCATACCCCATTTCATTACAGATTCTCACCTACTTTTCAACCAAATGGTCGTTCATCAAGAGAAATGGCAAGAGAAAAAATTGACCTCGCATTAAGCAATAAGCCACAATTTTTTGAATGGACGCATATTAAAAATGGAAAAGAACCATTTGATACCGAAGTTACATTAAATAAATTTTCTTTTAACAAAGAAGATTATGTTTTAGCGGTTGTTCGTGACATTACACAAAGAAAACAAATTGAAAAAGCTATTCTGGAGCAGGAAAGAAGCTATCATTTAATATTTGACAATAGTCCGTTTGGAATTTTTTATTTTTCAAATGAGGGTATTATCAGTGATTGTAATGAGAAATATGAAAATATTCTTCTTCTTCCAAGAAATGAAATTATTGGTTTTAACCTACTGGAAACCGAATATAATAAGGATTTTAAAGAATCTATTAAGTCTTGCTTACAAGGCGAGAAAAATACATTTACTGGAAATTACTTTATCAATAAAAACCAGTCTTTATATTTAAATGCAATTTTTACGCCTGTTTATAGTTCAGATAACCAATTACCTGGTGGTTTTTGCATGATTCACGAACTTACTGATAATGCATTTTTACTTGAAAAAAGCAGGATGAATGAAGTAAACTTCAGAGAGATTTTAGATAATTCACGTCAGATTCTTTATAAATTAAATATAAAAACCGGTAATTACGAATATATAAGTTCTGCATTAGCACAACTATTAGGTTTTACTCCAGAGGAGTTTTATTCTATGAATGCAGGCGAAATAATGTCATTATTGCATCCTGATGATATAGGTAAAGCAGAAAATATTATTGCAAAAATGGTTAAGGCTATTCCTCAGTTGCAAACAGAATTTATTATTGAATACAGAATAAGACATAAAAAAGGAGAATATCGTTGGGTAAGTGATAAATATAAAGTTGTAAGCGATGAATCAGGAAAAGATTCATATATAATAGGAAATGTTATGGATATTACCCAGCTTAAAGAAGCTGAAGAGGCACTTAACATTTATTTGAAAAACACATCTGGTAAGGGCATTAGATAAAAGTTATCTGTATTATTGTTTATTATTATATTGTAAAAAATTAGCCTTTACCAAATAATTACATATGTTGACATTTGTTTTTTATTATTATATGGAATTTTCATATATTGTAATGTCTTAATTATGATATTCGTTTGACGGAAAATATTATTATTGATAACAATATATTATCATGAATAAAATAAAAGAAATTAACACAAAACACGGTTCTGACGCAGAATTTCTGATTACACTACAAAAAGAAATTGCAAATGAATTAAGTATTACATTAAGTTTACGTGAAGCAGTTCATGTATTACTTGAACATCTTATAAGAATAGATTGTTTCTTTGGAGGTGCTGTATATATTTTATCATCAAATAATGACTTGCAATTTGAATATGAAATCGGATTGCCTTCATCATTTAAGTCGACTGCAAATATTTTTAAAAATTCTTCGCCTGAAGTTGAACTTGCATTGAGTGAGCATATAAGTTTAATAAAAAAATCAGATAATCGTGATGAGTTTTTAATTTTTGATAGTATCAGTAAAGCAAATTCTTTTATAACAGCACCTGTAAAACTTAATCGAGAAATTGTAGCTCTTTTAGTTTTAATTTCTGAAAAAGAAGGAACTCCCGCAAATATTGTTACAGAAACAGTTGAGGCAGTAAGTGCAAAAATTGGAGGTGTTATCGGTCGTTTAGATTCTGAAAATTTACTTCGTGAACATCAAACTAATTTTGAGAGTTTGTTTAAGGGAATAAACGATATGTTGTTTATTGTTAATACCGATGGCAGAATAATTCATTTTAACCCTATTGCTGCACAAAAATTAGGATATTCTGATGAAGATCTTTCTAATATGTACATAAGTCAGATTCACCCTGCAGAACTTTCATTTGATATTAAAAATACTCTTGAAAAAGCATTTAAAGGAAAAACAATGCTTTCATTTTTTCCTTTACTATCTGCTACCGGAGAAATGATTGCATCAGAAACTACTTATTCTCTTGGTAAATGGGATGGAAAAGATATGCTTTTTCTTGTGGTAAGAGACATGCGTGAAAGAAAAGCTGCACAAGAAGAAATAACTATCGAACGGAAAAAAGCTGAAGAAGCAAACAAAGCCAAAACAGTTTTCCTTGCAAATATGAGCCATGCTTTCAGAATTCCAATGAATTCAATAATAGGCATGTCAGAATTATTATTAAAAACAGATCTTACAAAAAAGCAATTTAATTTTTTAAATGTTATAATTAAGTCAGCTGAAAATTTAATGGTTATTGTAAACGATTTGCTGGATATTTCTAAAATTGAATCAGGTGAAATTGCATTACAGAATAAAACATTTAGTCTTAAAGATGTTATATCATCAGTTATTAATAATCAGTTTTATAATGTAAGGTCGAAGGGAATAGAATTATTATCAGACTATGTTGTTTATGGCGATGATTATTATGTAAAGGGAGATTCGGCAAGGTTAAATCAGATTCTTTTAAATTTAGTTGAAAATGCAATAAAATATACAGAAAAAGGTAAAGTCGAAATAAAAGTCGCTAAGCAATCAGGATGTAATGAGTATTGTACTTTTAATTTCGAAGTTTCTGATACTGGTATAGGTATAACAACCGAACGAATGAAAGAGATTATTGGTAGTTTTGCTAACAACCGACCAATATCTACAGAAACAAGTGGTGGATCGGGTCTAGGATTAGTTATTTCTAATAAACTTATTGAATTAATGGGAGGTAAATTAGAAATATCTAGTATACCAGAAAGAGGATCAGTGTTTTCATTTAAAATTAAATTTTCATTAAGCGAGGAGGGTGATTTGTTTTTGGAAGAAGATGCTAATGATAAAATGAATTTTAATTCAATTGATAAAATTAGAGTTTTATTAGCAGAAGATCAGGTTTTTAATCAGATGGTAGTTCAGTCGATGATTGAAGACTGGGGATTTGAGATTGACATTGTTGAAAATGGATTAGGTGTTATTGAGAAACTAAAAACAACAAGATATGACGTGGTGTTAATGGATATTCAAATGCCCATAATGGATGGAGTTGAGGCAACACGTCAAATTAGAAAAGACTTTAAAAAACCTGTTAGTGAAACACCAATAATTGCAATTACTGCGAATGCTTATAGCGAAGATCATAGGAAATATATAGAAGCTGGAATGAATGATACTATATCAAAACCTTTTAAATCACAAGTATTATTTCATAAAATTGCTAATTCTTTAGGTATGGCAAATGCTAATTTTTCTCATAGCCACGAAAGATTTAATGATAATGATGTGATACTTAATTCAAGAGATGAAAATCTGTTTGATTTGTCGGTTCTTAAAGGAATCTCAAAAGGAAGTAAGCAAACAATTGAAAAAATGCTGACTGTTTTTATTGAGAAAACATTAGAGGAAATGGGTCAGATAAAAACTGCAACTGAAAATCAGAATTGGCAACAAATTACTACTATAGCGCATAAAATGAAGCCGGCTCTTTCTTATCTTGGAATGAAACTTCTTGAAAATAAAATAAACGAAATTCAAAGGTTGGCAAAAGAGATGAAAGAGGTTGAAAAAATACCGCCAATTGTACAGCTTTCTGAACAATTGTTAAATAAAATAATATTGCTTCTTAAGAAAGAGATTGCCAGCTAAAAATACAGATTAATATTTATTTAATACTAATATGGCGTTGATTATAGAACTGAGAGGGATTAAACCTATATTTGGTAAAGATTGTTTTTTTGCAGAAAATGCTACAGTTGTTGGAGATGTTGTTATGGGCGACGAATGTAGTGTTTGGTTTAATGCAGTAGTAAGGGGAGATGTAAATACAATTCGAATTGGAAATAAAGTAAATATTCAGGATGGAGCAATAGTACACGTCACTTATAAGAAAGCACCAACAGTAATTGGTAACAATGTATCAATTGCACATAATGCGATTGTACATGGTTGTACTATTCACGACAATGTTCTAATTGGAATGGGAGCAATTGTTATGGACGGTGCAATAATTCATAGTAATTCAGTTATTGCAGCAGGAGCTGTAGTTTCTGAAAATACAGTCGTAGAAGAAGGCTCAGTTTACGCAGGCATACCTGCTAAAAAAATTAAGAATGTAGATCCTTCTTTAGTTGTCGGACAAATAGAAAGAATAGCAAATAGCTATACAATGTATGCTAGTTGGTATAAAGAATAAAGAGAACTAATATTAAATTAATTCTCTTCCTGTTTTACTAAATAAGCTATTGCTTAAATATTCTGAAGTTCCCTTGAGATTCTGGCTAATTCGTCTTTAACCTGTTTCATTCCAACCAAGCCGCCGGCTATACCATTTGTTCCTTTTACTACAGTTACTTTTACTGTATCAGGTTCATTAGCATATGTTTTTGCCTGAAAAAGAAAATGTTTAGCAAAAGCACCAAACAATATTCTCATGGTTTTATTTCCTTTTTCGTATGTAGCATTACCTGGAATGCCATCTTTTAATTTATAGCCTGAAGATTTAAAAAATTTATCTACTTCGGTATTTAATGCTTCCTGAGTAATTCCTGAATATAGGTTTACACATGAGTCACCGTTTAGAGTTTCGTTTTGTTTGAAGTATTTCATAGCTGAAAATATTTATGGGTTATTTTTTCATGATCTTAAATTCAACACGACGGTTCATTGCGCGACCTTCTTCATCGGTATTAAATGCTACAGGACGGCTTTCACCATAACCAACAACAGTAATGCGTTTTGTGTCAACGCCTTTGCCGATTAAATAGGTAGCAACAGACTGAGCTCTTTTTTCTGAAAGTTTCTGATTTGTAACGTCAGATCCAGAATCATCGGTATGTCCGCCAATTTCAATTTCAATATTATTATTTGATTTAAGAAAATCTGCAGTACGGTCAAGTTCAGGGAATGATTCAGGTAATAATGTTGCTTTAGCAAATTCAAAGAAAATATTATTAAGTCTAACAACTGATCCTACTTCAATTGGCGACATTCTTAACATTTCGTCTTCAATTTCAGTATATTCTTTTACATCACTTAAATCAATGTTTTTGTTAACTTCAAAGAAACCCAGACCAATAGCACGGAATCCGTATTTTTTACCTGCCGGAAGTATAATTTTAAATTCACCGGTATTAGGGTCGGTACGAGCAATTGCAGCTTCTTTTCCACTTGGTAATTCTTCAACAATTATTCTGGCGTCAACAGGTTGATTAGTTTTTTCATTTATAACTTTTCCTGAAATTAAAACTACAGGATTAGGTTTAATCTTAGTAGGAAGTTTTATTCTGAAAATATCATTTTTACCAATAGATTTATTTGAAGTTGAGAAAAATGCAAACTCACCTGATGCTGGAATATTATATTTAGAATCTGATGAAGCGCTGTTTAATTTTGCGCCTAAATTTTGTGGTTCACTCCAGTTTTGCCATGTGTCATCTAAACGGGTTGTAACAAAAATATCTTCTAATCCATATCCTGATATTCCTGCTGTAGAAAAATATAATGTTACTCCATCAGCAGCCAAAAATGGGCTATAATCATTTACACATGAATTAATCATTGGACCTAGATTAATTGGTTTTGACCATTTATTATCTCCTTTACGGAAACTTACATAAATGTCGAGTTCGCCATAAGAATCGTTTTTCTCAATAGCCATAAGAAGATATTTTCCGTCATTAGAAAGAAAATAATTAGCAAATGGATTTAGATTTAAAAAGTCATCAATAACTTGCTTCTCAGGTAATGCCCAACCTTGTTTTGTTTTATAGGTTAAAGAAACTCCTGCACCAGTTGAACCATCTTTGTTGTATAAATTGCCAACTAACAGAGAGTTGCCGTCAGGGGTAATTGATTGTACAAAATTATTAAACTTATTATTTAAAGGTGCTGCAATATTTTTTGCAGGTAGCCATTTGCCATTATCATCTTTTTTAGAATACCATATATCATCTTCATCATTAAAACCGCCAGCATTTTCAGGATGTAATTTTCTACAGAAATAAATGGTTTTGCCATCAGGAGAAATCATTGGAGCAACCTCGTCATAAATTGAATTAATTGATTCGCCTAAATTTTCTGCAATAGTTGGAAATTCTACCATAGGAATTAAATTAATACTCCATGTAATAGAATCTTTATTTTCTGAAACTCCAATAGCATCAATCTGATTACTACCGATTACTGCAATAGGATCAAGCCTTACTTCAACTTCAGAAACGTAGAACTCTGTTGCCTGTGGCAAAATAATATTCATCATCCTACATTTTATACCTAAATTTTGTGCAGGTTTTTCATAAATAACCTGTTGTTCGCCTTTAACACCATATACAGTAACTTTAGTAACTGCACCGGGGTTAAAGCTTTCTGCAATAGCAACTTGCTGAACCCTTGAAGGGTTTTCATAACTTACTCTGATGTAAGTATCATTGTCAGATTCTTTACCGTCTTTTTCTTTAACGCACCATGCGGTTTTTGCATCTCCACCAATTGGTAATACATTAGGTTTCCCTAAAACCTGATAAGCGGCCTTTTCTTTTTTTGAAAATTGCGATGAGAAGTTGACCACTTTAGATGCCCATCTTACGTTAACTATCTTGTTTTTATTGACTTGCAAGAGCGAGTCTTTAATTAATGCTGCTTGCCATTTTACCTGATTACTATCAAGAGCATTCTTATTTGTCTGATTAATAACTTCAACTTCTGTTTGCGAAAACAAATTAAAAGCCGCAAAAGTAATAAGTAAGAAACTAAGGATTAATCTCATAGTAGTTTGTTGTTACAAAAATTTAATTTAAACAAATTAACACAACTTCTTTCAATTTACAAAATTAGAGTACTTTTTTTTGAAAAAGATACAATTTATAAATAAAAACTTTTAACTTTGCAACCGTTTTTTGCGGGTGTGGCGGAATTGGCAGACGCTCCAGACTTAGGATCTGGTGCCGCAAGGTGTGGGGGTTCGAGTCCCTTCACCCGCACATATAAAAACTGAAAAATGGAACCGCTGCAAATATCAATTTGCGGCGGTTTTAAAATTAAAAATTTAGATAAGCAATGAATATTACAAAGACCGACATCGACGCATTAAATGCAATTTTGAATGTAAAAATTGAAAAAGCTGACTACGAAGAGAAAGTTGAGAAAGCAATGCGCGACATCAGAAAAAAAGCAAGTATTAAAGGCTTTAGACCAGGAATGGTTCCTACAGGGTTAGTAAAAAAGATGTATGGTAAAAATGTATTAATTGATGAAGTAAATAAGATTTTATCTGATTCGCTTTGGAATTATGTTGTAGAAAATAAAATTAATATTCTTGGCGAACCTTTAGCAAATGATAATAATCTAGATAAAATTGATTTAGATAATGAGCCAACTTTCGAATTTTCTTTTGAAATTGGGCTTTCACCTGTTATTGATGTTAAAATTGACAAAAAAGTAAAACTTCCAAAGTATAATTTATCTGTTGATCAGGAATCAATTGATAATTTTAAAACTTATTATACCAGAAATTACGGATCATATATGCCTACCGATCAAAGCGATGAAAAATCAATGCTTAAAGGGCGTATGGCACAGTTAAATGATGAAGGTAAAGAATTTGAAGGCGGTATAGTTAACGAGGAATCAAAAATGCTTGTTTCTGTTATTAAAGATGAAGAAATTAAAAAGCAATTTATTGGTTTAGCTGTTAATCAGTATGTAAGCTTTGATATTAATAAGGCATTTCCAAATGATGATGAAATAGCAGGTTTATTAAATCAGAAAAAACAGGATTTAGTATTAACCACAAATAATTTTAGTTTTACAGTAAAAGAGGTTAGTTCTTTTGTTGATGCTGAAATTAATCAGGAACTTTGGGATAAAATATATGGTAAAGATGTAGTTACTTCTGAAGAACAATTTTTAGAAAAAATATCATCAGAAATAGCTGAAAGCTATAAAGCTGAAAGTGAATATAAACTTAAAGCTGATATTCGTGCACAGTTAATGGCACAGGCAACTTTCGAACTTCCAAACGATTTCTTGAAAAAATGGTTAAAGAAAACCAGTGAGAAAGAACTTACCGATGAGGTATTAGAAAAAGAATATCCTGCATTTCAGGAAGATATTAAATGGCAACTTGTTAAAGAAAAATTTATTAAAGAAAACGATTTAAGAATTACTGAAGAAGAAGTTAACGAGTTGGCTAAACAGGTGGCTATGGCGCAGTTCCGTCAATATGGAATGAATAACGTACCTGATGAATATCTTGATGAAATGGCAAAAAGAATTTTATCAAGCGAAAAAGAGAAAAAACGTATCGAAGAGAAAAAAGTTGAAGATAAAGTGTTAGAATTTGTGAAAGAATCAATAAATTTGGAAATAAAAGAAATTACTCCAGAAGAGTTCCGCAAATTGTAAAAACCAAATTAAAATTAATAAGATGAAAGATAATAGCGAATTCAGAAAATATGCAATAAAGCACAAAGGAATTAGCAGTTCTATTTTCGATAGTTATAAATCTGTAACAAATAGCTATATTTCTCCAACAATTATTGAAGAGCGTCAGTTAAACATTGCAACAATGGACGTTTTTTCAAGATTAATGATGGATCGTATTATCTTTTTAGGTGCACCAATTGATGATGATGTTGCCAATATTATTCAGGCTCAATTGTTATTTTTAGAAAGTAGCGATCCAAATAAAGATATTCAGATATATTTCAATACCCCTGGTGGTTCTGTGTATGCAGGATTAGGTATTTATGACACTATGCAATATATTGGATCTGATGTTGCAACAATTTGCACTGGAATGGCGGCTTCAATGGGAGCAATTCTTTTAACAGCCGGCGCAAAAGGTAAACGTTCAGCATTAACTCACAGCCGTGTTATGATTCACCAGCCAATGGGTGGTGCCGAAGGACAGGCAAGTGATATTGAAATAACAGCTCGCGAAATCTTAAAACTGAAAAAGGAGCTTTACGAAATTTTAGCACACCATTCAGGAAATACTTTTGCTAAAATTGAAAAAGACAGCGACCGCGACTATTGGATGACAGCCATTGAAGCAAAAGAATATGGCTTAATTGATGAGGTTTTAGTTCGCGATAAAAAGAAAAAATAATTTTTAATTAGTCCCCCCTGAGCGTCCGCCGCGGCAGATCTAAGGGTATAATTTAAAAATTTTCAAATTTTATTTACTAATGGATAAATGTTCGTTTTGCGGTCGTAGTCGCAAAGAAGCCGGAATGCTGATTGAAGGTATGTCGGGACATATTTGCGATAGCTGTGTAGATCAGGCAAAGCAAATTATTACAGAAGAAAGCCATAGATCGACAAAAAAGGCTGCACCAAAACAAAAGTTACTGAAACCGATTCAGATATTTGAATTTTTAAATCAATATGTAATCGGACAGGAGGATGCAAAAAGATCTTTATCAGTAGCTGTTTATAACCACTATAAAAGAATTTTTCAGGAACAGACAGATAACGAAGTTGAAATAGAAAAATCAAATATTATTTTAGTTGGTGAAACCGGAACAGGTAAAACACTTTTGGCACGAACAATTGCTAAAATGCTTGATGTGCCTTTTACCATTGTTGACGCAACTGTTCTTACTGAAGCTGGTTATGTAGGCGAAGATGTAGAAAGTTTGTTATCACGACTTTTGCAAGCTGCCGATTATGATGTAAAACGTGCACAAATTGGAATTGTATTTATTGATGAAATAGATAAAATTGCACGAAAAGGAGATAACCCTTCGATAACACGAGATGTTTCAGGTGAGGGTGTTCAACAGGGACTATTAAAATTACTCGAAGGTTCTGTTGTTAATGTTCCACCACAAGGTGGAAGAAAACATCCCGAGCAAAGATTTATAGAAGTTGATACAAAAAATATTCTTTTTATTTGTGGTGGTGCTTTTGATGGAATACAGAAAAAAATAAGCAAAAGGTTAAATACTTTAGTTGTTGGATACCATGCCAGTCGCGATAAAGATCAGATTGACCGTGACAATTTAATAAAATATATTGCCCCTCAGGATTTAAGAGCATTTGGTTTAATACCTGAAATAATTGGGCGTTTGCCATTGCTAACATACTTGCATCCACTGGATCGTGCTGCGTTAAGACAAATTCTTACAGATCCTAAAAATGCTTTAACAAAGCAGTATATGAAGCTTTTTGAAATAGATGGAATAAATTTAACATTTGATGAGAAAGCTTTAGAATATATTGTTGACAAAGCAATAGAATTTAAGCTTGGTGCCCGTGGACTCCGTTCTATTTGCGAAACTATTATGCTCGATGCAATGTTTGATTCACCAACTTCAAAAATAAAATCTTTAAACATTACCGAAGATTATTGCAAAAGCAAATTAGATAAATCTACACTAAAAAAATTGCAGGCTGCAGTTTAATTGTTTTTGTCATTCTGAGCGAAGTGAAGAATCTATACTTCGTCTACATTTTGTGAAGTGTTATAAAAAGGTCGAAATATCTACTCTTTAATAAATCGTTTTGATATTATGTTATGCGATTTATCTTCAGCTTTTAAAATATAAATTCCAGATGGAAGATCGCTAACTTTTATTTCTATATTGTCATTTGTTAAAAGGATACTTTTTACCTTTTTGCCAAGTATAGAATATATTTCAATTGACTCAAAATTATTATAAGATGAAATTTCAATGTTTAAATTATTGAAAACTGGATTAGGAAAAATTCTAAAATCATTTTCAGTGTTTACTTGATTAATATTTAATGGTAAGTTACAATAATTGCCAAAGTTATAAATTGGTGTTAAATATTCTGCATAACAAAGAAAATTGCTCCCCCAGAAATCCCATATTGGCGGAACAGGGTTTAAAAAATCGTAATTACTAAAACTTGCACCATAATTAACATCGCCAATACCTTTTATCCATTTAATGTTTTTATTAAAATTAAATCTTTTTGCATAAGCACCATTTATTAAAACAGAATCAATGCTTATTAAAACTTGTTTTGGTGAGTAGCCAATAAATTTAAAAGAATCTCCTACTTGTAAATTATAGTCTAATATTTTAGACATACTACCAGGTGTTCCTTGAAAAATACAATTTGAATCTTCAAGTAATAATGAATTAAATATTAAAGAAGTAAAATTAAATTCAGAATTAGCGCTTGTAGAATATTTATAAAGCTTTTTATAGTTTGTCCCATTAATAGTTGAATCTCCATTTATGAAATAATAATAATAAGTATAAACATATAAAGGGCCTTGTCCTGATCCAATTGGTCCGGGTGAGTAAAATGTTCTTTGTTTTATAATTAATGAATCGTGCATAGTAAGTCCTAACTGACCAAAGGAAATTTTAGCAATAAATGTTAGAAAGACTATTATAATAATAATTTTCATTGCATTATTTATAAATTACTCAATACCAAAGATACAATATATTTACGCAAAACAATTCTTAATGATTCTCTGTTGTTACAGAAACTCCAAAATTAAGGAAGATTCTGCTTTGTGAAAAATTGTATTCCGGTCCACCAAATAGTGTAATTCCTCTGTAAATATCTCTCGAGGATTCTACTTTGCTACGGTTATATCCATTTTTGTTGATTTCTACTTCAACGCTAATTCCGGATGAATTTTCCATTTGATTAAAAACTATTGACTCCTGTTTAAAATAAGGTCTCATCCAAACCGAGCCAACATTGAATTTTAAATAAGTAAGCGATCTTTTTAATGGCGTAACAGAAATGGAAAACATAAATGATCCTTTTCTTACTTTGGTTGTTTGATCGCCCCTTGCAGATTGGGGTAAATGAAGATATGAAAAACACAATTCAGGAATTATATAATCAATCGGTAATTCATCTGGATCATTCAGATTTTTTTCAATTAAAAATTTAAATCCCATTCTTATTTTATTCCAGTATCTGAAAGTATTAGCTTTTTTCTTCTGGAAATGTTCGCTCATTAAATCAAAGTCAATACCATATGGACAGATGCCTATAGATGTATTTTTTTTATATATAGAAAAAATACTGTAAACAGTTCTTTCTTTACTATCTTTATTGTATCTGTTTCTGTAATAAAATGATTCTTCAAAATTAAATTTTTCCAGATAGTTAAAGTCATTAAACCCTGAATTTATCGAAACAGCTGAGAAGTCGCATATTGAATTTGTTCTCAATAAAATTTGAGAGTTTGATTGTAGAAAACAGAAAACTACAAAAAATAAACTAGTTATAGTTTTAATAATTATCGTGTTCAGAAATAGCTAATTTTATTTATAGTTTGTTTAACGGTTTTTAATAATTTAAGTTCAGTGTCTCTTTAAAATATTTAATAATTCTTTTGTGTGTTTTAATAAGGTAATGTATTGCTACATCTAAAAAAGCAGACAGCACAAATATACTTTCTTAACTTTCTTTAACAGCAAATTCTTTTGTTGTTCTATTTCATAATAGATTGATTGATTGAAACAAACGATTTGTTATATTTTTTCAGAATGATTTATAATATTTCAAGTTTCGCAATGGCAAAAAATTGCATTATTTTTACACGCATTAAAAAATAATCTTAATAGTGTTAGTACTATTCAGTAAAGAGATAGGAAATTTTTTTTCATCAATTACAGGTTATATTGTAATTGTTGTTTTTCTGCTGATAAATAGTTTATTCATGTGGATATTCCCAGGTGGTTTTAATATACTGGACGTGGGATATGCAAATCTTGATACATTATTTATTATTTCTCCATGGGTTTTCCTTTTCCTTGTTCCTGCTGTTACTATGCGTCTTTTTAGCGAAGAAAAGAAAACTGGGACAATGGAATTACTTTTAACTCGTCCGTTATCTGATTTTACTATTGTTTTTGCAAAATTTCTTTCTGGTTTATTTCTTGTTTTTCTTTCATTATTACCTACAGTGATTTATTATTTAAGCGTTTACCTTTTGGGTAGTCCTGTTGGTAATTTAGATTCAGGCGGTATTATGGGATCTTATATCGGTTTGTTTTTTCTTGCCGGAATATATGTTTCAATTGGTTTG is a genomic window containing:
- the tig gene encoding trigger factor; its protein translation is MNITKTDIDALNAILNVKIEKADYEEKVEKAMRDIRKKASIKGFRPGMVPTGLVKKMYGKNVLIDEVNKILSDSLWNYVVENKINILGEPLANDNNLDKIDLDNEPTFEFSFEIGLSPVIDVKIDKKVKLPKYNLSVDQESIDNFKTYYTRNYGSYMPTDQSDEKSMLKGRMAQLNDEGKEFEGGIVNEESKMLVSVIKDEEIKKQFIGLAVNQYVSFDINKAFPNDDEIAGLLNQKKQDLVLTTNNFSFTVKEVSSFVDAEINQELWDKIYGKDVVTSEEQFLEKISSEIAESYKAESEYKLKADIRAQLMAQATFELPNDFLKKWLKKTSEKELTDEVLEKEYPAFQEDIKWQLVKEKFIKENDLRITEEEVNELAKQVAMAQFRQYGMNNVPDEYLDEMAKRILSSEKEKKRIEEKKVEDKVLEFVKESINLEIKEITPEEFRKL
- the gldF gene encoding gliding motility-associated ABC transporter permease subunit GldF, which gives rise to MLVLFSKEIGNFFSSITGYIVIVVFLLINSLFMWIFPGGFNILDVGYANLDTLFIISPWVFLFLVPAVTMRLFSEEKKTGTMELLLTRPLSDFTIVFAKFLSGLFLVFLSLLPTVIYYLSVYLLGSPVGNLDSGGIMGSYIGLFFLAGIYVSIGLLASSITDNQIVAFILSMIFCFVFYFGFDALSTLPVLKSFDSIIVSLGINDHYRSISRGVIDSRDIIYFISIIAVFLFFSKTVLTRRKWK
- the clpP gene encoding ATP-dependent Clp endopeptidase proteolytic subunit ClpP; the encoded protein is MKDNSEFRKYAIKHKGISSSIFDSYKSVTNSYISPTIIEERQLNIATMDVFSRLMMDRIIFLGAPIDDDVANIIQAQLLFLESSDPNKDIQIYFNTPGGSVYAGLGIYDTMQYIGSDVATICTGMAASMGAILLTAGAKGKRSALTHSRVMIHQPMGGAEGQASDIEITAREILKLKKELYEILAHHSGNTFAKIEKDSDRDYWMTAIEAKEYGLIDEVLVRDKKKK
- a CDS encoding T9SS type A sorting domain-containing protein, coding for MKIIIIIVFLTFIAKISFGQLGLTMHDSLIIKQRTFYSPGPIGSGQGPLYVYTYYYYFINGDSTINGTNYKKLYKYSTSANSEFNFTSLIFNSLLLEDSNCIFQGTPGSMSKILDYNLQVGDSFKFIGYSPKQVLISIDSVLINGAYAKRFNFNKNIKWIKGIGDVNYGASFSNYDFLNPVPPIWDFWGSNFLCYAEYLTPIYNFGNYCNLPLNINQVNTENDFRIFPNPVFNNLNIEISSYNNFESIEIYSILGKKVKSILLTNDNIEIKVSDLPSGIYILKAEDKSHNIISKRFIKE
- the clpX gene encoding ATP-dependent Clp protease ATP-binding subunit ClpX, with the translated sequence MDKCSFCGRSRKEAGMLIEGMSGHICDSCVDQAKQIITEESHRSTKKAAPKQKLLKPIQIFEFLNQYVIGQEDAKRSLSVAVYNHYKRIFQEQTDNEVEIEKSNIILVGETGTGKTLLARTIAKMLDVPFTIVDATVLTEAGYVGEDVESLLSRLLQAADYDVKRAQIGIVFIDEIDKIARKGDNPSITRDVSGEGVQQGLLKLLEGSVVNVPPQGGRKHPEQRFIEVDTKNILFICGGAFDGIQKKISKRLNTLVVGYHASRDKDQIDRDNLIKYIAPQDLRAFGLIPEIIGRLPLLTYLHPLDRAALRQILTDPKNALTKQYMKLFEIDGINLTFDEKALEYIVDKAIEFKLGARGLRSICETIMLDAMFDSPTSKIKSLNITEDYCKSKLDKSTLKKLQAAV